One genomic segment of Chitinibacter sp. FCG-7 includes these proteins:
- a CDS encoding NnrS family protein, whose translation MFRFSLRSPLLQAPHRLGFLAGGILLLASLLVWALEMLSRSAGLDLGPAYENGIPAMLWHGYLMIYGFFPLFMLGFIYTAGPRWLNVPSPSQWQYAPVMLLFAMGGVLGILGRWVSAGMLVGVACHALAWLAAVLIWCRAVWRSPVPDKTHALMIAMAFVLGGAGMLAAWAGFALGQVTGWRLSMTLGVWGFLLPVFLVVSHRMIPFFSANVLQPYTTWRPLILLYTLGGLLLLRITLECLQINTLLADWPLAAGLLYTSWRWQLCRSFQVKLLAMLHAAFAWAGLAMGLFVISDVLQLLGQPGLGFAPLHALTLGFFCTMLLAFVTRVTLGHSGRPLLAGGVAWVAYWAMHGVALARVLGEIIPAWQSVLYLLAVLGAGVAIAAWSRVYLPMYWQARADGQQG comes from the coding sequence ATGTTCCGATTCAGTTTACGCAGCCCCTTGTTGCAAGCACCACATCGCCTGGGTTTTCTGGCCGGTGGCATTTTGCTATTAGCCAGCCTCTTGGTGTGGGCGCTGGAAATGCTCAGTCGCAGCGCCGGCTTGGATCTGGGGCCGGCTTACGAGAACGGCATCCCGGCGATGCTCTGGCACGGCTATTTGATGATTTACGGTTTTTTCCCGCTGTTTATGCTCGGTTTTATTTATACCGCTGGACCGCGCTGGCTGAATGTGCCCAGCCCTAGCCAGTGGCAATACGCGCCGGTGATGCTGCTGTTTGCCATGGGAGGCGTGCTCGGTATTTTGGGGCGCTGGGTCTCGGCGGGCATGTTGGTCGGTGTTGCGTGCCATGCGCTAGCCTGGCTGGCCGCCGTGCTGATCTGGTGTCGCGCCGTGTGGCGCAGCCCGGTGCCGGATAAAACGCACGCGCTGATGATTGCGATGGCCTTTGTGCTGGGTGGTGCGGGCATGCTGGCGGCCTGGGCCGGTTTTGCGCTGGGGCAGGTGACTGGCTGGCGCTTGAGCATGACGCTGGGCGTGTGGGGCTTCCTGTTGCCGGTGTTTCTGGTGGTGAGCCACCGGATGATTCCCTTCTTTTCTGCTAATGTCCTACAGCCCTATACCACTTGGCGTCCACTGATTTTGCTATATACCCTGGGTGGGTTATTGCTGTTGCGGATTACTCTGGAATGCCTGCAGATCAATACCCTGCTGGCTGATTGGCCGCTGGCGGCGGGTTTGCTCTACACCAGCTGGCGCTGGCAATTGTGCCGCTCTTTTCAGGTCAAGCTGCTGGCCATGTTGCACGCGGCATTTGCCTGGGCGGGGCTGGCCATGGGTTTGTTTGTGATCAGCGATGTATTGCAACTGCTGGGTCAGCCCGGATTGGGTTTTGCGCCGCTGCATGCGCTGACGCTGGGTTTTTTCTGCACGATGTTGCTGGCCTTTGTTACGCGGGTCACGCTGGGGCATTCGGGGCGGCCCTTGCTCGCGGGCGGCGTGGCGTGGGTGGCTTACTGGGCCATGCATGGCGTGGCGCTGGCGCGCGTGCTGGGTGAAATCATCCCGGCCTGGCAAAGCGTGCTGTATCTGTTGGCCGTACTGGGTGCTGGGGTTGCGATTGCGGCCTGGTCGCGGGTTTACCTGCCGATGTACTGGCAGGCGCGGGCTGACGGACAGCAAGGCTAA
- a CDS encoding putative bifunctional diguanylate cyclase/phosphodiesterase, with translation MSVAVCALLLIYAWRARRLRQRYQALVDSIPDLAWAKDADGRFVVVNRAFCDIWQIKDPATLLGKDDYFLSPPHLAAQYKADDLKVLQSGQAIREEHPFDHVIDGKRWMELIKVPVREGRRVIGTAGIARDISERKQAQEQLQWLAWHDPLTQLYNRTYLELQLAAWIEAGAGFGLWLIDLDHFKRINDALGHAAGDAALVQVAQRLQSLNQLVFRLGGDEFVLLAPTEEASRVDDQLLGFLSGHIQIEELDFQLSFTAGRVLFPADGQSAGQLLKHADIALYQGKADGRGQISVFERAMAKYAVLQLELERELRQALARQEFRLVYQPQICLSDTSLIGFEALIRWHQPQRGEVSPVDFIPFAEQTGIIAAIGDWALDEAIAQVQAWASAGLAVVPVAVNVSALQLASVDFADTVIRRIHRLPLFLQDKIVLELTESTLMQVPSLQSLRTLTQAGIEVHMDDFGTGYSNLAQLSRMSLSKLKFDRSLIHNIAGNQAAQQVCRALVDLAYALRLEIVAEGVETEAEAQWLHAQGVQHAQGYWFSRPLEKDAAAEYLSS, from the coding sequence ATGTCTGTCGCCGTTTGTGCCTTGCTGCTGATTTATGCCTGGCGCGCACGGCGTTTGCGCCAGCGCTATCAGGCGCTGGTCGATAGCATTCCTGATCTGGCCTGGGCCAAAGACGCTGATGGCCGTTTTGTGGTGGTCAATCGAGCCTTTTGTGACATCTGGCAAATCAAAGACCCCGCCACCTTGCTCGGCAAGGACGACTATTTTCTGTCGCCGCCGCATCTGGCGGCGCAATACAAGGCTGACGATCTCAAGGTACTGCAGTCAGGGCAGGCAATACGCGAAGAACACCCTTTTGATCATGTGATCGACGGCAAACGCTGGATGGAGCTGATCAAGGTGCCGGTACGCGAGGGGCGACGAGTGATCGGCACGGCAGGCATAGCCCGTGACATTAGCGAGCGCAAGCAGGCGCAGGAACAGCTGCAATGGCTGGCTTGGCACGACCCTTTAACTCAGCTGTATAACCGTACCTATCTGGAATTGCAGCTGGCCGCGTGGATTGAGGCCGGGGCTGGCTTTGGCCTGTGGCTGATTGATCTGGATCATTTCAAGCGGATTAATGATGCACTGGGCCATGCCGCTGGCGATGCCGCGTTGGTGCAGGTGGCCCAGCGTCTGCAAAGCCTGAATCAGCTGGTGTTCCGTCTGGGTGGGGATGAATTTGTTTTACTGGCGCCCACCGAAGAAGCGAGCCGGGTCGATGATCAGTTGCTGGGCTTTTTAAGTGGCCATATCCAGATTGAAGAGCTTGATTTCCAGCTGAGCTTTACTGCTGGCCGTGTACTGTTTCCTGCCGATGGTCAGAGCGCAGGGCAGCTGCTAAAGCACGCCGATATTGCGCTCTATCAGGGCAAGGCCGACGGGCGAGGGCAGATCAGCGTGTTTGAGCGAGCCATGGCCAAGTACGCCGTTCTGCAACTGGAGCTGGAGCGCGAATTGCGCCAGGCGCTGGCGCGGCAGGAATTCAGGCTGGTTTACCAGCCGCAGATCTGTTTGAGCGATACCAGCCTGATCGGTTTTGAAGCGCTGATCCGCTGGCATCAGCCGCAACGTGGTGAAGTTAGCCCGGTTGATTTTATTCCGTTTGCCGAGCAAACCGGCATTATTGCAGCCATCGGCGATTGGGCGCTGGATGAGGCGATTGCACAAGTGCAGGCCTGGGCTAGCGCGGGTTTGGCTGTCGTGCCTGTGGCGGTGAATGTGTCGGCCTTGCAGCTGGCCAGCGTGGATTTTGCCGATACGGTGATTCGCCGCATACACCGGCTACCGCTTTTTTTGCAGGACAAAATTGTACTGGAGCTGACCGAATCAACGCTGATGCAGGTTCCTTCCTTGCAGTCGCTGCGCACGCTGACGCAGGCGGGGATCGAGGTGCATATGGATGATTTTGGTACCGGTTACTCCAATCTGGCGCAGCTCTCGCGCATGTCCTTGTCCAAGCTGAAGTTTGATCGCAGCCTGATCCACAATATCGCCGGCAATCAGGCCGCCCAACAGGTTTGTCGCGCACTGGTCGATCTGGCCTACGCTTTGCGGCTGGAAATCGTCGCCGAAGGCGTGGAAACCGAAGCTGAAGCACAATGGCTGCACGCGCAAGGCGTACAGCATGCCCAAGGCTACTGGTTTAGCCGCCCGCTGGAAAAAGATGCTGCGGCAGAATATCTAAGCTCGTAA
- a CDS encoding methyl-accepting chemotaxis protein, with the protein MRNNQPVTHTEYHLDEKQPIVTKTDLSGNITYANPAFIKISGYRKEELIGQPHNIVRHPDMPVQAFADLWHTIKAGLPWRGLVKNRSKDGGFYWVDAYVTPLTENGRKVGYMSVRSKPSAAQIRAAEQLYQSVKSGQQDFPTTRYTHQSALSLRLIAAAILPLLLALGGHLLNMPYWGLAAALLTLCALLWWIFTAIKAPIAQLESALEKLGEGDFKFELNNHAAQEFHRLLMAMHSTKVNLRAIMADVVSSSATVDRETDELKLEVDRVVGRFQQNSDGIASVAASLEELTVSVSEIADATERSSEYAASTLELANHGMQSMKHTLATSQQFETEMRQAQKEIAQLTSEINSIQQMSQTIKEVAAQTNLLALNAAIEAARAGEQGRGFAVVADEVRQLAERTTSSTQGIEALSERVLAQSHTAYEVMNQVMVQMLDNNRLIESNHQDLANINQSAQGVASSAGDIARMLEQQKQAASEVAVSMEKMSALTDQNNESVHIIGAASTQMANTASALNALVKHFEQSL; encoded by the coding sequence ATGCGAAACAATCAGCCCGTCACGCACACCGAATACCATCTGGACGAAAAACAGCCCATCGTGACCAAGACCGATTTAAGCGGCAATATCACCTACGCCAATCCGGCGTTTATCAAAATCAGCGGCTATCGCAAAGAAGAGCTGATCGGGCAGCCGCACAATATTGTTCGCCATCCCGACATGCCGGTTCAGGCCTTTGCCGATCTGTGGCACACGATCAAGGCGGGGCTACCGTGGCGCGGGCTGGTGAAAAACCGTTCGAAAGATGGCGGCTTTTACTGGGTTGACGCCTATGTCACCCCGCTAACCGAAAATGGCCGCAAAGTCGGCTATATGTCGGTTCGCAGCAAACCCAGCGCCGCGCAAATCCGCGCCGCCGAGCAACTTTACCAGTCGGTCAAATCTGGCCAGCAGGACTTTCCGACCACGCGCTACACGCATCAAAGCGCGCTATCGTTGCGCCTGATTGCGGCAGCCATCCTTCCCCTCCTGCTGGCTTTGGGCGGGCACCTGCTCAATATGCCATACTGGGGGCTGGCCGCTGCGCTGCTGACTTTGTGCGCGCTGCTCTGGTGGATTTTTACCGCGATCAAGGCACCGATTGCCCAGCTGGAAAGCGCGCTGGAAAAACTCGGCGAAGGTGATTTCAAATTCGAACTCAATAACCATGCCGCGCAGGAATTTCACCGACTGCTGATGGCCATGCACTCGACCAAGGTCAATCTCAGAGCGATTATGGCCGATGTGGTGTCCTCCTCCGCCACGGTGGATCGTGAAACCGACGAGCTGAAACTGGAAGTCGACCGGGTGGTGGGCCGTTTTCAGCAAAATAGCGACGGCATTGCCAGCGTGGCCGCCTCGCTGGAGGAGCTCACCGTGTCGGTGAGCGAGATTGCCGACGCCACCGAGCGCAGCTCCGAATACGCGGCCAGCACACTTGAGCTGGCCAATCACGGCATGCAAAGCATGAAACACACGCTGGCCACCAGCCAGCAATTTGAAACTGAAATGCGGCAGGCGCAAAAAGAAATTGCCCAGCTGACCAGTGAAATCAATTCAATCCAGCAAATGAGCCAGACCATCAAGGAGGTGGCAGCGCAAACCAATCTGCTGGCGCTGAACGCCGCCATCGAAGCGGCCCGGGCTGGCGAGCAAGGGCGCGGCTTTGCCGTGGTGGCCGACGAAGTGCGCCAGCTGGCCGAGCGCACCACCAGCAGCACACAAGGCATTGAAGCACTCAGCGAGCGGGTGCTGGCACAATCGCATACGGCGTACGAGGTGATGAATCAGGTCATGGTGCAGATGCTGGACAATAATCGCCTGATCGAGAGCAACCATCAGGATCTGGCCAATATCAACCAGTCGGCGCAAGGCGTGGCCAGCTCGGCAGGTGACATTGCCCGCATGCTGGAGCAGCAAAAACAGGCTGCGAGCGAAGTGGCGGTCAGTATGGAAAAAATGAGCGCGCTGACCGATCAGAACAACGAGAGCGTGCACATTATCGGCGCCGCCAGCACGCAAATGGCCAACACCGCCAGCGCGCTCAACGCGCTGGTAAAGCATTTTGAGCAATCGCTGTAA
- the ccmB gene encoding heme exporter protein CcmB gives MGVLSFFASMLARDVLLAWRQRGDVLLGLMFFMLVATLFPLAVGPEPNGLLRIGPGVLWVAALLANLLALPRLFHGDWIDGSLEQLLLAPYPPSMMVAAKFAAHWLVTSLPLALAAPLLAIQYGLPPEQCLMLVASLLLGTPIITALGGIGAALTLGLRQGEVLLALLVLPLLAPVLIFGSGAVSAVAAGQSGMAELSLLAAMACASVFFAPWLAAKALRLAIE, from the coding sequence ATGGGCGTGCTGAGTTTTTTTGCCAGCATGCTTGCCCGCGATGTGCTGCTGGCGTGGCGGCAGCGCGGGGATGTGCTGCTGGGGCTGATGTTTTTTATGCTGGTGGCCACGCTGTTTCCGCTGGCCGTGGGGCCCGAGCCGAACGGCTTGCTACGCATCGGCCCGGGCGTGTTGTGGGTTGCCGCCTTGCTCGCCAATTTGCTGGCGCTGCCCAGGCTGTTTCATGGCGACTGGATTGACGGCTCGCTGGAGCAATTACTGCTCGCACCGTATCCGCCCAGCATGATGGTTGCCGCCAAGTTTGCTGCGCACTGGCTGGTGACGAGTTTACCGCTGGCGCTGGCCGCGCCCTTGCTGGCGATTCAATATGGCTTACCGCCTGAGCAGTGCCTGATGCTAGTGGCCAGTTTGCTGCTGGGCACGCCGATTATTACTGCGCTCGGCGGCATTGGCGCAGCGTTGACGCTGGGTTTGCGTCAGGGCGAGGTGCTATTGGCACTGCTGGTGTTGCCGCTGCTCGCGCCGGTACTGATTTTTGGCAGTGGCGCGGTGAGCGCTGTTGCGGCAGGGCAAAGCGGAATGGCCGAATTATCCTTGCTGGCGGCGATGGCGTGTGCCAGCGTTTTTTTCGCCCCATGGCTGGCAGCCAAGGCTTTGCGCCTGGCGATTGAATAA
- a CDS encoding sensor domain-containing protein — MIVHNQRKRYILTAVSSYLLLALAWIFLSDQLLVLMVDASMMAYVSTIKGVFFVLATAALFFVALKNTPGNRPVLAGVSFLDSVVDISPIRPRYPAWINYLFAIAMTSAMFAFHQQVVQTHHHDPRMIFFILPIVLSALLGGLGPGLTATLISAAAVAISTPPDVASFFSTSALLIRWAFLIVNGLMVSLLSALLRHSIKRVQINQHLLESVVTGTSDAIFVKNRQGQYLLVNRAAAAYAGKTPQQLLGHTDFELFTSESARMIIDRDQAVMQAGKVETAQEHVQLQGAESLYFLTTKGPTFDQEGRINGIFGIARDVSEQHKNHALLQEREAALKLAQQLAGIGNWSWNLQTDEHIWSDEIYRIYGRPRQLAPLIYPEVAYYFTRDSWQRLAAAVTQCLQDGRAYECSAELVRLDKTACWITARGEAQRDSTGKIIRLSGTVQDITEHKLLEIRLQKSQQQLQLVIDATSDGFWDWDYRSGYIFHSKKYDELIGQNAALDTHNLAFFLANIHADDRDYARAMFEQHLSGNAARIEFDCRLNTSAEPAQWVQVRGQIVQRDENDKPLRIVGTLSNISDKKQTELSLKQRERQLERVIEGADQGYWDWNLQTNDFQVSDRYETMLGYEAGEIDVRIENWPELVHPEDFKLAMISVQSHLMAHAPLHEVEMRCKTKNGDWRWVLSRGRVVEWDQHGQPLIMSGTHTDITERKLLERAQNEAAIVFDSSYEGIMLVDPDNKIVKVNSAFTQITGYAAEEVIGQTPRILSSNRNDPQLYRDLWASLNEHDFWRGEIWNRRKNGEIYPELLSISAVRDASGQIQHYVGLFSDISMIKSHEAELDRVAHYDKLTGIANRLLFSDRLRQAILRSSRNNQACAVCLLDLDGFKTINDRHGHQIGDRLLITITERLQETLRAEDTIARLGGDEFALVFSEIHNTEECTQILDRVLEAICHPVKLDGLVLHISASIGVSLFPDDNADPDTLLRHADQAMYLAKESGKNRYQLFDPESDRKAQLHRHRLEQLQYALQEGQFELFYQPKVDLLDNTVIGVEALIRWQHPAQGLLSPAEFLPYLHGNELEAAFGLWVIETALAQAWHWQEQGCALKISVNISANHLLKPYFYEQLAQSFTPYPELPRSLLELEILESAAIEDMTQAVDILERCRELGVKIALDDFGTGYSSLTYLRKLPIDTLKIDQSFVRDMLIDSDDLGIVESVIKLATVFNLEVIAEGVETKEHGHALRQIGCRYAQGYGIAKPMPSSQIPGWQKSWLATSH; from the coding sequence ATGATCGTACACAATCAGCGCAAACGCTACATCCTTACCGCTGTCAGCAGCTACCTGCTGCTCGCGCTGGCGTGGATCTTTCTGTCCGATCAATTGCTGGTGCTGATGGTCGATGCCAGCATGATGGCCTATGTATCAACCATCAAGGGGGTATTTTTTGTACTGGCGACTGCGGCACTTTTCTTTGTTGCACTGAAAAATACCCCAGGCAATCGGCCAGTGCTGGCAGGCGTCTCGTTTCTGGACTCGGTGGTGGATATTTCACCGATCAGGCCGCGCTATCCGGCCTGGATCAATTATCTGTTTGCGATTGCGATGACCAGCGCGATGTTTGCTTTTCATCAGCAGGTGGTGCAAACGCATCACCATGACCCACGGATGATATTTTTCATTTTGCCCATCGTCTTGAGCGCCCTGCTGGGCGGATTGGGGCCGGGACTGACTGCCACGCTGATTTCTGCAGCAGCAGTCGCCATCAGCACACCACCGGATGTAGCAAGTTTTTTCAGCACATCGGCGCTATTGATTCGCTGGGCGTTTCTGATCGTCAATGGCTTGATGGTCAGCCTGCTCAGCGCCTTGCTCCGGCACTCCATCAAACGCGTGCAGATCAATCAACATCTGCTTGAATCGGTCGTTACGGGCACATCTGACGCCATTTTTGTTAAAAACCGACAGGGACAATATCTGCTGGTTAATCGCGCCGCAGCAGCCTATGCCGGAAAAACGCCACAGCAATTGCTGGGCCATACTGATTTTGAGCTGTTTACGTCTGAATCAGCTCGGATGATTATCGATCGCGATCAGGCGGTTATGCAGGCAGGCAAGGTCGAAACCGCGCAGGAGCATGTGCAGCTTCAGGGTGCGGAATCGCTGTACTTTCTGACCACCAAAGGCCCGACCTTTGATCAGGAAGGGCGTATCAACGGGATATTCGGCATTGCGCGCGATGTGAGCGAACAACATAAAAACCATGCCCTGCTGCAAGAGCGGGAAGCCGCGCTCAAGCTGGCCCAGCAGTTGGCTGGCATCGGCAACTGGAGCTGGAATCTGCAGACCGATGAACACATCTGGTCGGATGAAATTTACCGGATTTATGGCCGTCCCCGGCAGCTGGCCCCGCTGATCTACCCGGAAGTCGCGTATTACTTTACGCGGGACAGCTGGCAGAGGCTGGCTGCAGCAGTCACGCAATGCTTGCAGGACGGGCGGGCCTACGAATGCTCCGCCGAGCTGGTGCGGCTAGATAAAACGGCATGCTGGATTACTGCCCGTGGCGAAGCGCAGCGCGACAGCACAGGAAAAATCATCCGGCTGAGTGGTACGGTGCAGGACATTACCGAGCACAAGCTACTGGAAATCCGTCTGCAAAAAAGCCAGCAGCAATTGCAGCTGGTCATTGACGCCACCAGCGATGGCTTTTGGGATTGGGATTACCGCAGTGGCTATATTTTCCACTCGAAGAAATACGATGAGCTGATCGGTCAGAATGCCGCACTGGACACGCATAATCTGGCGTTTTTCCTCGCAAATATCCACGCCGATGACAGAGATTACGCCCGCGCCATGTTTGAACAACACCTGAGCGGCAATGCAGCCAGAATCGAGTTCGATTGCCGCCTCAATACCTCAGCCGAACCCGCCCAGTGGGTGCAGGTGCGCGGTCAGATCGTGCAGCGCGATGAAAACGACAAGCCGCTGCGCATCGTTGGCACGCTCTCAAATATTAGCGATAAAAAACAAACCGAGCTATCGCTCAAACAGCGTGAACGCCAGCTTGAGCGTGTTATTGAAGGCGCTGATCAAGGTTACTGGGACTGGAATCTGCAAACGAATGATTTTCAGGTCAGTGATCGCTATGAAACCATGCTGGGTTACGAGGCCGGAGAAATTGACGTCCGGATTGAAAACTGGCCGGAGCTGGTCCATCCGGAGGACTTTAAGCTGGCCATGATTTCAGTGCAGAGCCATCTGATGGCTCATGCGCCTTTGCACGAAGTGGAAATGCGCTGCAAAACCAAAAATGGCGATTGGCGCTGGGTATTGTCGCGCGGGCGTGTTGTTGAATGGGATCAACACGGACAGCCGCTGATCATGTCGGGAACACACACCGACATTACCGAGCGCAAGCTGCTGGAGCGCGCGCAAAACGAAGCGGCCATCGTCTTTGATAGCAGCTATGAAGGCATTATGCTGGTTGACCCTGATAACAAGATCGTCAAAGTCAACTCGGCCTTTACTCAGATCACCGGTTATGCGGCTGAGGAAGTGATTGGCCAAACGCCCAGGATTCTGTCATCGAACAGAAATGATCCGCAGCTTTACCGCGATCTGTGGGCCTCACTCAATGAACACGACTTCTGGCGTGGCGAAATCTGGAACCGGCGCAAAAATGGCGAAATCTACCCCGAGCTGCTGTCCATTTCGGCCGTTCGTGATGCCTCCGGCCAGATTCAACACTATGTCGGCCTATTTTCCGACATCAGCATGATCAAATCACACGAAGCCGAGCTCGATCGCGTGGCTCACTACGACAAGCTCACCGGTATTGCCAACCGCCTGCTGTTTTCAGACCGGCTGCGGCAAGCCATCCTGCGTTCCAGCCGCAACAATCAGGCCTGTGCAGTGTGCCTGCTTGATCTGGACGGTTTTAAAACGATTAATGATAGGCATGGCCATCAGATCGGCGATCGCCTGCTGATCACCATCACCGAGCGGCTACAGGAAACCTTGCGGGCAGAAGACACCATTGCCCGACTGGGTGGCGATGAGTTTGCACTGGTTTTCTCTGAAATACACAACACAGAAGAATGCACCCAGATTCTGGACCGGGTACTTGAAGCAATTTGTCATCCGGTCAAGCTCGATGGCCTGGTGCTCCATATTTCGGCCAGCATTGGCGTGAGCCTGTTTCCCGACGACAATGCCGACCCGGATACGCTACTGCGCCATGCTGATCAGGCCATGTATCTGGCCAAAGAATCGGGCAAAAACCGCTATCAGCTGTTCGACCCGGAAAGTGATCGCAAGGCCCAACTACACCGGCATCGGCTGGAGCAATTGCAATACGCACTGCAAGAGGGTCAGTTTGAACTGTTTTATCAACCCAAGGTGGACTTGCTCGACAATACCGTTATCGGCGTCGAGGCGCTGATCCGCTGGCAACATCCGGCACAGGGCCTGCTCTCACCAGCAGAATTTTTACCCTATTTGCACGGCAACGAGCTGGAGGCGGCCTTTGGGCTTTGGGTTATCGAGACTGCGCTGGCGCAGGCCTGGCACTGGCAAGAGCAAGGCTGCGCACTCAAAATTAGCGTCAATATCAGCGCCAACCACCTGCTTAAACCGTATTTTTACGAGCAACTCGCTCAGAGCTTTACTCCCTACCCTGAGCTACCCAGATCATTGCTTGAGCTGGAAATTCTGGAGTCGGCAGCGATTGAGGACATGACGCAGGCTGTGGATATTCTGGAGCGTTGTCGCGAGCTGGGCGTGAAAATTGCGCTCGATGATTTTGGCACCGGCTACTCGTCACTGACCTATCTGCGCAAATTACCGATTGATACGCTGAAAATCGATCAGAGCTTTGTTCGTGACATGCTGATCGATAGCGATGACCTTGGGATTGTCGAGAGCGTAATCAAGCTGGCCACCGTTTTTAATCTGGAGGTAATCGCCGAAGGCGTAGAAACCAAAGAACACGGCCACGCCCTGCGCCAGATTGGCTGCCGCTACGCACAAGGCTACGGCATCGCCAAACCCATGCCCTCCAGCCAGATACCCGGCTGGCAAAAATCATGGCTGGCCACAAGCCATTGA
- a CDS encoding IS3 family transposase (programmed frameshift) has protein sequence MSKVRRTFTPEFKAEAASLVVDQGHTVSQASKAMNVGENILRRWIKQLKQERQGITPQARALTPDQRRIQELEARIDRLEREKALLKKGHSSLNGGRTQSYALVDQLSEHEPVEMVCSTFGICRSSYYHYRHRRQHIDRERIELRAKVRNLFKQSRNAAGSRSLVWMLAVEGITAGRYKVRQLMREADLQCKQPGAHRYKVHKDERPDIPHLLQRAFNPEQPNQVWCGDITYIWAGNRWIYLAVVLDLFARCVVGWALSEHPDAELVSRALDHAWQQRGQPLGVIFHSDQGSQYGSRLFRQRIWRYQMQQSMSRRGCCWDNAPMERLFRSLKTEWIPKPGYESAEEARLDIGVYLMAYYNWQRPHTANGGLAPTIKERQLNLLSENC, from the exons ATGAGCAAAGTTCGCAGGACATTTACCCCGGAATTTAAAGCCGAAGCCGCCAGTCTGGTCGTCGATCAAGGCCACACGGTGTCACAAGCCAGTAAGGCGATGAACGTCGGCGAGAACATACTGCGTCGCTGGATTAAGCAGCTGAAACAGGAAAGACAGGGCATCACGCCGCAGGCCAGAGCACTCACGCCAGACCAGCGTCGCATTCAGGAGCTCGAAGCGCGCATTGATCGGCTGGAACGGGAGAAAGCCCTGTTAAAAAAAG GCCACAGCTCTCTTAATGGCGGACGAACTCAATCGTACGCGCTGGTAGACCAATTAAGTGAGCATGAACCCGTAGAAATGGTCTGCAGCACCTTCGGTATTTGCCGTTCCAGTTATTACCATTACCGGCATCGACGCCAGCATATTGATCGTGAACGGATCGAGTTGCGCGCCAAAGTACGCAATCTGTTTAAGCAAAGTCGAAATGCGGCAGGTAGCCGCAGTCTAGTCTGGATGCTGGCGGTCGAAGGCATTACGGCTGGCCGATATAAAGTGCGCCAGCTCATGCGAGAAGCCGATTTGCAGTGCAAACAGCCAGGCGCGCATCGCTACAAAGTCCACAAAGATGAACGTCCAGACATTCCGCACTTATTGCAGAGGGCGTTTAATCCGGAGCAACCGAATCAGGTCTGGTGTGGCGATATCACCTATATTTGGGCGGGTAATCGCTGGATTTATCTGGCTGTGGTGCTGGATTTGTTTGCCCGTTGCGTGGTGGGCTGGGCGCTTAGTGAGCACCCGGATGCCGAGCTAGTCAGCCGTGCGTTAGATCATGCCTGGCAACAGCGTGGCCAGCCACTGGGAGTGATATTTCACTCGGATCAGGGTAGCCAATATGGCAGCCGGTTGTTTAGGCAACGGATATGGCGCTACCAGATGCAGCAAAGCATGAGTCGGCGCGGGTGCTGTTGGGATAATGCGCCGATGGAGCGGTTATTTCGCAGTCTTAAAACAGAATGGATACCAAAGCCTGGGTATGAATCTGCAGAAGAAGCCAGGCTGGATATTGGCGTTTACCTGATGGCGTATTACAACTGGCAGCGGCCACACACCGCCAATGGCGGGCTAGCCCCTACCATTAAGGAAAGACAACTTAATTTACTGTCCGAGAATTGTTGA
- the ccmA gene encoding cytochrome c biogenesis heme-transporting ATPase CcmA, whose translation MLQVQNLAAARGGRVLFSGLSFALLAGQCLHVQGANGVGKTSLLKILAGLSSSSSSSPAGHMSWQGKSYAEWGDDFGAQLHYLGHRDALKDTLSPLENLLIDARLHGVRLAENTVLQVLQQVGLASYADLPVRQLSQGQKRRATLARFLALPRPIWVMDEPWVGLDLAGQAELGAWIADHLNSGGIAILTSHQLLPEQIPGVSILTLQAPNAASSVPEAAWAC comes from the coding sequence ATGTTGCAGGTGCAGAATCTCGCGGCTGCGCGGGGCGGGCGGGTGCTGTTTTCCGGCTTGAGCTTTGCGCTGCTCGCCGGGCAGTGCCTGCATGTGCAGGGCGCAAATGGTGTTGGCAAAACGTCCTTGCTCAAAATACTGGCGGGCTTATCTTCATCGTCATCGTCATCGCCCGCAGGTCACATGAGCTGGCAAGGCAAAAGTTACGCCGAGTGGGGCGATGATTTTGGCGCGCAACTGCATTATCTGGGCCATCGTGACGCGCTCAAAGACACGCTGAGCCCGCTGGAAAACCTGCTAATCGACGCGCGTCTGCATGGCGTTCGGCTGGCGGAAAACACTGTGCTGCAGGTTTTGCAGCAGGTCGGGTTGGCCAGCTACGCCGATTTGCCGGTGCGCCAGCTCTCGCAAGGGCAAAAACGCCGCGCCACGCTAGCCCGCTTTCTGGCTCTGCCACGCCCGATCTGGGTAATGGACGAACCGTGGGTGGGGCTTGATCTGGCTGGGCAGGCCGAGCTGGGTGCATGGATTGCTGATCATTTGAATAGTGGAGGTATTGCCATACTGACCTCGCATCAATTGCTCCCCGAGCAAATACCCGGTGTGAGTATTCTGACGTTGCAGGCCCCCAACGCCGCAAGCTCCGTGCCGGAGGCTGCATGGGCGTGCTGA